In Paenibacillus sp. BIC5C1, a genomic segment contains:
- a CDS encoding spore coat protein: MYSQSLSSNGSFMQEQDLLKSILADLRRTAREYTTATTEASCPITRRMFTDLTNDTLRLQGELFNVMQQNNMYSVGSKALRQDVDKQIQSAHQTQQKCQQFIQEKNTQTSAYSQAPNVPQHQPNYGNPYYM; the protein is encoded by the coding sequence GTGTATTCTCAATCTTTATCATCTAATGGATCATTTATGCAGGAGCAGGATTTGTTGAAGTCGATTCTTGCGGATTTAAGACGAACCGCGCGCGAATATACGACAGCAACTACCGAAGCTTCCTGTCCTATTACACGTCGGATGTTTACAGACTTGACCAATGATACACTCCGTTTACAAGGTGAGCTGTTCAATGTGATGCAGCAGAACAACATGTATTCGGTAGGTTCGAAGGCTCTACGCCAGGATGTGGACAAGCAGATTCAATCGGCCCACCAGACCCAACAGAAATGTCAACAGTTCATTCAGGAAAAGAATACACAGACGAGTGCTTATAGCCAAGCGCCTAATGTACCCCAGCATCAACCGAATTACGGTAACCCTTATTACATGTAA
- a CDS encoding MFS transporter, which translates to MKISLGRQSILLLGVNGLFVLAGALSGTFLNVYLWKSRPDYAMLGWFTISQQIALGLTFWLAGKWVKEHNKMSALRLGTALSGIFYMLVLWAGSKAVDWIWPLGILFGCALGLFWIAFNVVYFEVTDRENRDLFNGWVGLLGSMTGIIGPWFSGLIISRMVDNSGYRLIFTVSLVIYVIAVVFSFFLKKREVSGTYRWSEPWRQLSAKDSAWRPLGMGLFAQGVREGVFAFLIALLVYVATKQEYKLGQFSLITSAVALVSYWAAGKWFKPQYRSKGMLAGAILLFIVLIPLLWKVSYGTLLIMGIGSALSMPLYILPMISAGFDLMGTSGENVEKRVELVVLRELCLMVGRLFGLAVFILTVMNGPSLQMLTWLIVTLGAFPLIGWIFMRKLLVHPDQQESSV; encoded by the coding sequence ATGAAGATTTCTCTGGGCCGACAATCCATTCTGCTACTAGGCGTGAATGGATTGTTTGTGTTAGCCGGAGCTTTGTCGGGGACGTTTCTGAATGTGTATCTATGGAAAAGCCGTCCGGACTACGCCATGCTTGGATGGTTCACGATAAGCCAGCAAATTGCACTGGGACTCACATTTTGGCTAGCGGGAAAGTGGGTCAAGGAACATAACAAAATGAGTGCGTTGCGATTGGGAACGGCCTTGTCAGGTATTTTTTATATGCTTGTGTTATGGGCTGGGTCAAAAGCGGTTGACTGGATATGGCCTCTGGGGATTTTGTTTGGATGTGCACTGGGATTGTTCTGGATTGCGTTCAACGTGGTTTATTTTGAGGTGACTGACCGGGAGAATCGGGACCTGTTCAATGGTTGGGTGGGTTTACTGGGTTCGATGACAGGTATTATCGGCCCTTGGTTTTCAGGTCTGATTATTTCGCGAATGGTTGATAATTCGGGTTATCGCCTTATTTTCACAGTGTCATTGGTCATATATGTGATTGCCGTTGTGTTCAGTTTTTTTCTGAAAAAAAGGGAGGTCAGCGGCACATACCGCTGGTCTGAACCTTGGCGACAGCTATCTGCCAAAGATAGCGCATGGAGGCCGCTTGGTATGGGACTGTTTGCACAAGGCGTGCGGGAAGGGGTATTTGCCTTTCTCATTGCATTGCTCGTCTATGTGGCAACTAAGCAGGAATATAAGCTAGGGCAGTTCTCACTAATTACTTCTGCCGTAGCACTGGTGAGTTACTGGGCCGCAGGAAAATGGTTTAAGCCGCAATACAGGTCCAAGGGAATGTTAGCCGGAGCGATATTGTTATTCATCGTATTGATTCCGCTATTATGGAAGGTCAGCTATGGTACGCTTTTAATTATGGGGATTGGGTCTGCCTTGTCGATGCCGCTGTATATTTTGCCGATGATTTCGGCAGGATTCGACCTGATGGGTACGAGCGGCGAAAATGTAGAGAAAAGAGTTGAACTTGTCGTATTAAGGGAGCTTTGTTTAATGGTCGGTCGTTTATTTGGCCTGGCCGTATTTATTCTCACGGTCATGAACGGTCCTTCGTTACAAATGTTAACCTGGCTTATTGTGACGCTTGGAGCTTTCCCGCTCATCGGATGGATATTTATGCGCAAATTGCTAGTGCATCCGGATCAGCAAGAATCCTCTGTATAG
- a CDS encoding aspartyl-phosphate phosphatase Spo0E family protein, with product MFCVEYDLPTNRGHYLAEGDHGDRWSVKPDHASLHNVSLEDEIHMLRRKMEQIFLEEKSFTSDIVIEISSLLDLKINEYMKANPIKGK from the coding sequence TTGTTTTGTGTTGAATATGATTTACCGACTAATCGTGGGCATTATTTGGCAGAAGGCGATCATGGCGACCGATGGTCGGTGAAACCGGATCACGCATCTTTGCATAACGTTTCCTTGGAAGATGAGATCCATATGCTACGCCGCAAGATGGAACAGATATTCCTTGAAGAGAAATCATTCACATCCGATATTGTAATTGAAATTAGCAGTTTGCTAGATTTGAAGATTAATGAATACATGAAGGCTAATCCGATTAAGGGAAAGTAA
- a CDS encoding phage holin family protein, with protein sequence MNFLGHVVRFIIAAIVLMVVSWIVPGFAVGGFWSALMLALVIALLGWVVEGIFGKRVNPFGRGIVGFIVSALVIWIGQYVVDHVHVSLLGAVLAALVIGIIDLFIPVSTPFDAGRRSKDHA encoded by the coding sequence ATGAATTTTCTGGGACATGTCGTGCGATTTATTATCGCCGCAATTGTATTGATGGTCGTCAGCTGGATCGTACCCGGATTCGCCGTAGGTGGTTTCTGGAGCGCACTGATGCTTGCTCTAGTTATCGCTCTGCTTGGCTGGGTTGTTGAAGGCATCTTCGGTAAAAGGGTTAATCCTTTTGGCCGCGGTATAGTCGGCTTCATCGTCAGCGCACTGGTGATCTGGATTGGTCAATATGTCGTAGATCATGTGCATGTAAGTCTGCTTGGTGCCGTTCTGGCTGCATTGGTCATTGGGATCATCGATCTGTTCATCCCGGTTTCCACCCCTTTTGATGCCGGAAGAAGATCCAAAGATCACGCATAG
- a CDS encoding endonuclease MutS2, with the protein MDTKILQTLEYRKILNTLQSFAQTTMGKKKAEQLEPISELEEVKRLLQQTDEAFTFDRLKGSPSFGGIVDITASIKRAEIGGTLNPHELLGISNTTLAARRLKRQIAALHDDEKVESIFYISDQLSEQKTLEDAIRICIDDNAEVSDSASVTLAQIRRELRGGEARIREKLDSMIRSSTVSKMLQDQLITIRGDRFVIPVKSEYRAYFGGIVHDQSGSGATLFIEPESIVAMNNKLRETRIREEREIEVILQKLTALVSEQAEWLLYDVDLLGSLDFIFAKARLARELKATLPRMNDRGFIKLKKGRHPLISIENVVPTDIELGNDYTSIIVTGPNTGGKTVTLKTIGLLSLMAMSGLFVPAEDGSQLCVFDAIYADIGDEQSIEQNLSTFSSHMTNIIRILKNMTTKSLVLLDELGAGTDPAEGSALAISILEHMHQTGCRMVATTHYSELKAYAYERKGVINASMEFDVNTLSPTYRLLVGVPGRSNAFAIAERLGLPGYILDYARGEVKEEDQRVEHMIASLEENRLTAEQERESAERLRQDMEKLRSRHQAELEKLEQQRDRRIEKAEEDARNIVDKARAEAEKIIADLRQLAMEEGASVKEHKLIAARKQLDEAEPEKRKKTVKRTPTATKSRAIGPGDEVLVYSLNQKGHVVEMSGTKDAMVQLGIMKMKVSLNDLELQQSAPAESKPKQKPVTGVKRTRDDNVKSELDLRGTNLEEALMETDRFIDEAFLANLGQVYIIHGKGTGILRSGIQDYLRKHRHIKSYRLGNYGEGGNGVTVAELE; encoded by the coding sequence TTGGACACGAAAATTTTACAAACATTGGAATATCGCAAAATTTTAAATACATTGCAAAGTTTTGCCCAGACTACGATGGGAAAAAAGAAAGCGGAACAATTGGAACCGATCAGTGAACTGGAAGAAGTGAAGAGACTGCTTCAGCAAACCGATGAAGCTTTTACGTTTGATCGTCTGAAAGGCTCTCCATCTTTTGGGGGTATTGTGGATATTACCGCTTCGATTAAACGTGCCGAAATAGGGGGCACGTTGAACCCGCATGAGTTACTGGGAATTTCGAACACCACTTTGGCAGCCCGTCGATTGAAACGTCAGATCGCTGCACTCCACGATGATGAAAAAGTGGAATCCATTTTCTATATCAGTGATCAGTTATCTGAGCAAAAAACGCTTGAAGATGCGATTCGTATCTGTATTGACGACAATGCTGAAGTTTCAGACAGCGCGAGTGTAACACTGGCGCAGATTCGTCGTGAGCTGCGCGGCGGTGAAGCACGCATCCGTGAAAAACTGGATTCAATGATCCGTTCTTCTACAGTATCCAAAATGCTGCAGGACCAGCTGATTACAATTCGGGGGGACCGTTTCGTGATTCCCGTGAAATCGGAATATCGCGCGTACTTTGGTGGGATTGTACATGATCAATCCGGTTCGGGGGCAACGCTGTTTATTGAGCCAGAGTCCATCGTTGCGATGAATAACAAATTGCGCGAGACCCGAATCCGGGAAGAACGTGAAATTGAAGTGATTTTGCAGAAATTAACGGCACTTGTCAGTGAACAGGCAGAGTGGTTATTGTATGATGTTGACCTGCTGGGATCGCTCGATTTCATATTTGCGAAAGCACGTCTTGCCCGTGAATTGAAAGCCACATTGCCACGTATGAACGATCGCGGATTCATCAAGCTCAAAAAGGGACGCCATCCGCTGATCTCGATTGAAAATGTGGTGCCAACTGACATTGAACTCGGCAACGATTATACGTCCATTATCGTAACGGGTCCAAACACAGGTGGTAAGACAGTAACGCTCAAAACGATTGGGTTACTCAGCCTTATGGCGATGTCAGGTTTGTTCGTTCCGGCCGAAGACGGCAGCCAGCTATGCGTATTTGATGCGATTTATGCGGATATCGGTGACGAACAAAGTATTGAACAAAACTTGAGTACGTTCTCCAGTCATATGACGAACATCATTCGGATATTGAAGAACATGACGACCAAAAGTCTGGTGCTGCTCGACGAACTTGGGGCAGGTACCGACCCTGCAGAAGGTTCTGCGCTGGCGATCTCCATTCTGGAGCATATGCATCAGACCGGATGCCGCATGGTAGCAACAACGCATTACAGTGAGCTGAAAGCTTACGCTTATGAGCGCAAAGGTGTTATTAATGCCAGCATGGAATTCGACGTTAACACACTGAGCCCTACCTACCGACTGCTCGTTGGTGTGCCGGGACGGAGTAACGCGTTCGCAATTGCGGAGCGGCTGGGCCTGCCAGGATACATTCTGGATTACGCGCGTGGCGAAGTGAAAGAGGAAGATCAGCGCGTAGAGCATATGATTGCTTCCCTGGAAGAAAACCGGCTTACTGCGGAGCAAGAACGTGAGAGTGCAGAGCGTTTGCGCCAAGATATGGAGAAATTGCGCAGCCGTCATCAAGCCGAACTGGAGAAGTTGGAACAGCAGCGTGACCGACGCATTGAAAAAGCGGAAGAAGATGCCCGCAACATTGTAGACAAGGCAAGAGCGGAAGCTGAGAAGATTATAGCCGATCTTCGCCAGCTCGCCATGGAAGAAGGCGCATCCGTGAAGGAGCACAAACTTATTGCTGCTCGCAAACAACTGGATGAAGCTGAACCTGAGAAACGCAAGAAGACAGTTAAACGTACTCCAACGGCAACGAAGTCTCGGGCCATCGGACCGGGCGATGAAGTTCTTGTCTACAGTTTGAATCAAAAAGGTCATGTGGTGGAGATGTCGGGCACCAAGGATGCCATGGTTCAATTGGGAATCATGAAAATGAAAGTATCCCTGAATGACCTTGAATTACAGCAGTCTGCCCCAGCAGAATCCAAACCGAAGCAGAAACCGGTAACTGGTGTGAAACGAACTCGCGATGACAATGTGAAAAGTGAACTGGATCTGCGGGGGACGAATCTGGAAGAAGCCCTGATGGAGACAGATCGTTTTATCGATGAAGCTTTCCTTGCTAATCTGGGTCAGGTTTATATTATCCACGGAAAAGGAACAGGAATTTTGCGTTCCGGTATTCAGGATTACCTGCGTAAGCATAGACATATAAAAAGTTACCGGCTGGGCAATTACGGAGAAGGCGGAAACGGTGTGACCGTCGCAGAATTGGAATAG
- a CDS encoding Lrp/AsnC family transcriptional regulator yields MKDLNDLQLKVLDLLKEDARRTPALLSTLLGESEDKIKNAVAQLEQDHVIVKYATVVNWSKIDDEKVTALIEVQITPERGRGFEGIAERIYLYPQVKSVYLMSGAYDLLVEVEGGNLREVANFVSEKLSPIDSVLSTKTNFILKKYKQDGIIFEDHQEDNRLMISP; encoded by the coding sequence ATGAAGGATCTGAACGATCTGCAATTAAAAGTTCTGGATTTGTTGAAGGAAGACGCGAGAAGGACTCCCGCACTGCTGTCGACGCTGCTGGGGGAGTCGGAAGATAAGATCAAGAACGCCGTGGCCCAGCTTGAACAGGACCACGTGATTGTGAAATACGCAACCGTTGTGAACTGGAGCAAGATTGATGATGAGAAAGTAACAGCCTTGATTGAAGTACAGATTACGCCTGAGCGTGGTCGTGGCTTCGAAGGAATCGCTGAACGCATTTATCTGTATCCGCAAGTGAAATCGGTATATCTCATGTCAGGTGCATATGATCTGCTCGTGGAAGTAGAAGGTGGCAACCTGCGTGAAGTCGCTAATTTTGTATCGGAGAAATTGTCTCCGATTGACTCTGTACTTTCAACCAAAACGAATTTTATTCTAAAAAAATATAAACAGGACGGGATTATTTTTGAAGACCATCAGGAAGACAACCGTCTCATGATCTCGCCGTAA
- a CDS encoding FAD-dependent oxidoreductase produces MDLVYGTPFWPSTFNPKSTYPSLQTDIFCDCLIIGGGMGGALTSELLTERGVNTVVIDKRKIAHGSSSANTGLLQYTNDKTLTSCIHTFGEKTGVRFYELCREAMQKLTQIADRLDTDPWFIPRTSLCFASSIDDVAMLEEEYQTLKHYGFEAELWNSNQIGSHFPFSKPGALYTLGDAEVNPYRFVHALFESASKRGARIYGQTEMIHCEFDDDGVLCHTSGGKIRASKVIFAAGYETQTIKKDKGAYLQTTYAIATKPLPDLKEWYEHSLIWETARPYLYMRTTPDGRIIAGGLDEETPREDQREIRVKHRGDTLLEEVRSYFPLENLEVDYAWGAVFGNTNDGLPFIGPHPEYPHSYFLEGYGGNGTVYSMFAASILADAVTGVENGDMELFSLTRTSKPSPV; encoded by the coding sequence ATGGATCTGGTCTATGGTACACCTTTCTGGCCTTCCACTTTTAATCCAAAATCCACCTATCCCTCGCTACAAACCGACATTTTCTGTGACTGCTTGATCATAGGCGGAGGTATGGGGGGCGCACTGACTTCCGAATTGCTTACGGAGCGTGGAGTTAATACGGTTGTTATAGATAAGAGAAAGATCGCGCACGGTAGCAGTTCAGCCAACACAGGTCTTTTACAGTACACAAATGACAAAACTTTGACCTCCTGTATCCATACCTTTGGCGAAAAGACAGGCGTGCGTTTCTATGAACTATGTCGTGAAGCCATGCAGAAGCTCACACAAATTGCGGACAGGCTGGATACCGATCCCTGGTTTATTCCTCGGACCAGTCTCTGTTTTGCCAGTAGCATTGATGATGTAGCCATGCTGGAGGAAGAATATCAAACGTTGAAGCATTATGGCTTTGAAGCTGAACTGTGGAATTCCAATCAAATCGGCAGCCATTTCCCCTTCAGCAAACCTGGCGCACTATACACGTTGGGGGATGCTGAAGTGAACCCGTATCGCTTTGTTCATGCCTTATTTGAATCAGCAAGTAAACGAGGAGCACGAATCTATGGACAAACTGAGATGATACATTGTGAATTCGATGATGATGGTGTACTCTGTCATACTTCAGGTGGAAAAATCCGGGCCAGCAAGGTTATTTTTGCTGCCGGTTATGAGACGCAGACCATCAAAAAGGATAAAGGAGCCTACCTGCAAACCACGTATGCTATTGCTACTAAGCCGTTGCCGGACCTAAAGGAATGGTATGAGCACAGCCTAATCTGGGAGACAGCACGCCCTTACCTGTATATGAGAACCACACCAGACGGAAGGATCATTGCTGGGGGTCTGGATGAAGAGACACCAAGGGAAGATCAGCGTGAGATTCGGGTAAAACACCGCGGAGATACACTCCTTGAAGAAGTACGATCTTATTTCCCACTGGAGAATCTTGAAGTTGATTATGCCTGGGGTGCCGTGTTTGGAAATACAAATGACGGTCTTCCGTTTATCGGACCACATCCTGAATACCCGCATTCTTATTTTCTCGAGGGTTATGGCGGTAACGGGACAGTGTACAGCATGTTCGCTGCTTCTATTCTGGCCGATGCTGTTACAGGAGTTGAGAATGGCGATATGGAACTTTTTTCATTAACGAGAACGAGTAAACCGTCTCCTGTGTAA
- a CDS encoding DUF350 domain-containing protein, which produces MVLGFFSVAIMELLVFLACFELVTKYKCWHEIKKGNVAVAMATGGKIFGICNVLHFCIQAKSSVYEAMTWSFVGFVLLLIAYFLFEFLTPVFSIDKEIEADNRAVGLISMIISVSLSFVIGASIM; this is translated from the coding sequence ATGGTGCTCGGATTTTTCTCCGTAGCGATTATGGAGCTGCTTGTATTTCTGGCTTGCTTTGAACTGGTGACCAAGTACAAATGCTGGCATGAAATCAAGAAGGGCAATGTGGCGGTTGCGATGGCTACAGGAGGAAAAATCTTTGGAATCTGCAACGTGCTTCATTTTTGCATTCAGGCCAAATCATCGGTGTATGAAGCTATGACATGGTCATTTGTAGGGTTTGTCCTTCTGCTCATTGCCTATTTTCTATTCGAGTTTCTGACACCGGTTTTCTCCATTGACAAGGAGATTGAAGCGGATAACCGGGCCGTTGGATTGATATCCATGATTATTTCCGTCTCGTTGTCATTTGTTATTGGCGCGAGCATCATGTAG
- a CDS encoding aminotransferase class I/II-fold pyridoxal phosphate-dependent enzyme, with protein MIVNEQTTGNNKKMTSYLAPLVQQIPPSGIRKFFDLVGDNKDIITLGVGEPDFVTPWHMREACVYSLERGMTSYTSNAGMPKLREAISEYLDTQFDTKYDPKDEIIVTVGGSEAIDLALRALIVPGDEILIPEPSYVAYSPIASIGGGIPVGVETYAKDQFKLTAEALEAGITPKSKVLILCYPSNPTGAIMTYEEWLPIAEVIKKHDLIVIADEIYAELTYTQKHVSFASIPDMKERTILVSGFSKAFAMTGWRIGYMCGHPELIAAMLKIHQYTVMCAPAMGQVAALEALTNGLGEKDRMVESYNQRRRLIVQGFRDIGLDCHEPQGAFYAFPSIQKTGLSSDLFAERLLTENKVAAVPGNVFGPQGEGFLRCSYATSVTQLNEALERIGNFVYKLQKEV; from the coding sequence ATGATAGTGAATGAACAGACAACAGGAAACAACAAGAAAATGACTTCGTACCTGGCTCCATTGGTTCAACAGATACCGCCATCAGGCATACGCAAATTTTTTGATCTGGTTGGCGATAACAAAGATATCATCACACTGGGTGTAGGAGAACCGGACTTTGTAACACCATGGCATATGCGTGAAGCTTGTGTGTACTCACTCGAAAGAGGAATGACCAGTTACACTTCCAATGCAGGTATGCCGAAACTGAGGGAAGCCATTAGTGAGTATCTGGATACTCAGTTTGATACCAAGTATGATCCAAAGGACGAAATTATCGTTACCGTTGGTGGGAGTGAAGCCATTGATCTGGCGTTGCGTGCATTGATCGTACCCGGTGACGAAATTCTGATTCCAGAACCTTCGTATGTGGCATATTCACCGATCGCTTCGATTGGTGGAGGCATACCGGTTGGTGTAGAAACGTATGCGAAGGATCAGTTTAAACTGACAGCCGAGGCGCTGGAAGCGGGAATTACTCCGAAGTCCAAGGTTCTTATTCTATGTTATCCTAGCAATCCTACAGGTGCCATCATGACTTATGAAGAATGGCTGCCTATTGCTGAAGTGATCAAAAAGCATGATCTGATCGTCATTGCGGATGAGATTTATGCTGAGCTGACATATACGCAAAAACATGTTAGTTTCGCTTCGATTCCGGATATGAAGGAACGAACGATTTTGGTTAGTGGGTTTTCCAAGGCTTTTGCAATGACAGGCTGGCGGATCGGGTATATGTGCGGACATCCTGAACTAATTGCAGCCATGCTCAAAATTCATCAATATACGGTGATGTGTGCACCTGCCATGGGACAGGTGGCCGCGCTTGAGGCATTGACAAATGGTTTGGGTGAGAAGGATAGAATGGTTGAATCCTATAATCAGCGCAGACGCCTTATTGTGCAGGGTTTTAGAGATATCGGGCTGGACTGTCATGAACCCCAGGGAGCATTTTATGCATTTCCAAGTATCCAGAAGACGGGGCTGAGTTCGGATCTTTTTGCTGAGCGTTTGCTAACGGAAAATAAAGTGGCAGCTGTTCCGGGTAATGTATTTGGTCCACAAGGTGAAGGATTTCTTCGTTGTTCCTATGCAACATCGGTGACCCAATTGAATGAAGCGTTGGAACGAATCGGAAACTTTGTTTACAAACTGCAAAAAGAGGTTTAA
- a CDS encoding DedA family protein, which yields MQNWITDFMEQYGYIGIALIIALENVFPPIPSEIILPFGGFMTTYTSLTLPGVIIAATIGSVLGAVILYGIGLLIDVNRLEKIVERWGHILRIKKEDIHRVDAWFDKYGMWTVLFCRMVPLVRSLISIPAGMSNMKFGLFLLFTTIGTLAWNIILVSVGAALGASWDSILHFMDVYSLVVYVLLAIIVVGCIIWWIRRNKTRK from the coding sequence ATGCAAAACTGGATAACCGATTTCATGGAACAATACGGCTACATAGGCATTGCACTCATTATTGCGCTCGAAAACGTATTTCCCCCCATCCCCTCGGAAATCATATTACCTTTTGGCGGTTTCATGACCACCTACACCAGCCTGACCCTTCCCGGTGTCATTATTGCGGCTACCATTGGTTCTGTGCTTGGGGCTGTCATTCTTTATGGGATCGGACTGCTGATTGATGTCAATCGGCTGGAGAAGATTGTAGAACGTTGGGGTCATATTCTGCGGATCAAAAAAGAAGATATACACCGTGTCGATGCATGGTTTGACAAATATGGAATGTGGACCGTACTATTCTGTCGCATGGTTCCCCTTGTTCGCAGCCTGATCTCGATTCCTGCCGGCATGTCCAACATGAAATTTGGTTTATTCCTGCTCTTCACAACCATTGGAACACTGGCCTGGAATATTATTCTCGTCTCGGTTGGTGCGGCCCTCGGTGCGTCATGGGACAGTATCCTGCACTTTATGGACGTGTACTCCCTGGTCGTATATGTACTTCTGGCGATTATTGTTGTGGGCTGTATAATCTGGTGGATCAGACGAAATAAAACTCGGAAATAA
- a CDS encoding bifunctional adenosylcobinamide kinase/adenosylcobinamide-phosphate guanylyltransferase: MLITVTGGIGSGKTRFALGYAARISREGIYLSTGDHDPVIPELPSAHYRAIQAGNGQHLTEVLHQINRESNLFLADQRIVIVDSLTAWMAAGFRASDDLDQQRSETQLLLDALLSYQGKLLVITNEMHGSLYPSEEERIFAARMASVNRALQAHSEQMYLLISGLPVDLKDRGLRYED, translated from the coding sequence TTGCTAATTACGGTCACAGGCGGCATAGGCAGTGGTAAAACCCGATTTGCGCTTGGATACGCAGCCCGGATTAGCCGGGAGGGCATCTATTTATCCACTGGTGATCATGATCCCGTGATTCCCGAATTGCCATCCGCTCATTATCGTGCCATCCAGGCTGGGAACGGCCAGCACCTGACGGAGGTGCTTCACCAGATTAATCGGGAATCCAATCTCTTCCTGGCAGATCAGCGGATTGTCATTGTGGATAGTCTGACCGCATGGATGGCAGCCGGTTTCAGGGCAAGTGATGATCTGGATCAGCAGCGTTCAGAGACACAGCTGCTGTTGGACGCCCTTCTGTCTTACCAGGGAAAGCTGCTCGTGATTACCAATGAAATGCACGGCTCTTTGTATCCTTCAGAGGAAGAACGAATTTTTGCAGCAAGAATGGCGTCAGTTAACCGGGCGTTGCAGGCGCATTCGGAACAGATGTATCTCTTAATATCTGGATTGCCCGTTGATCTCAAAGATCGAGGGTTGCGATATGAAGATTAG
- a CDS encoding cob(I)yrinic acid a,c-diamide adenosyltransferase: protein MGIYTRTGDEGQTSVIGGRVIKDDDRVEAYGTIDELNCFVGQAISFIDQANGKFEDLREHLLEIQQELFDCGSDLAFVKISETKYKVRDEMVTRLEQWIDQYDAENPKVERFILPGGSLLSSTLHVCRTVCRRAERRAVTLGQHTDINPSVRRYLNRLSDYFFVVARTANARQQVADIEYVRSKKVFRRKDKE from the coding sequence ATGGGCATATATACACGAACAGGTGACGAGGGACAGACCTCAGTCATTGGTGGACGGGTCATCAAGGACGATGACCGAGTTGAAGCTTACGGGACAATTGATGAGCTGAATTGTTTTGTTGGGCAGGCCATCAGTTTTATTGATCAAGCAAACGGAAAATTTGAGGATTTGCGTGAACACTTGCTCGAAATTCAGCAAGAATTGTTTGATTGCGGATCCGATCTCGCCTTTGTAAAAATTAGCGAAACCAAATATAAAGTGCGGGATGAGATGGTCACCCGGCTTGAGCAATGGATTGATCAGTATGATGCGGAGAATCCGAAGGTGGAGCGGTTTATTTTGCCTGGGGGCAGTCTACTCTCTTCCACATTACATGTCTGTCGCACAGTATGTCGCCGCGCCGAACGTCGCGCCGTAACGCTCGGACAGCATACCGATATCAACCCTTCTGTACGACGTTATTTGAACCGTCTGTCTGATTATTTCTTCGTTGTAGCTCGGACTGCCAATGCGAGACAACAGGTAGCTGACATTGAGTATGTGCGGAGCAAAAAAGTATTCCGCCGCAAAGACAAAGAATGA